A stretch of the Neisseria sp. DTU_2020_1000833_1_SI_GRL_NUU_006 genome encodes the following:
- the ribH gene encoding 6,7-dimethyl-8-ribityllumazine synthase, giving the protein MNIIAPNLDGAHLRIGIVQARFTNEIGSEMLKVCCRTLQELGVADNNITIATVPGALEVPLVLQNMAASEQYDALIAIGVVIRGETYHFELVSNESGSGVTRVGLDYNIPIANAILTTENDEQAVARIEEKAADAAKVAVECANLVNRLIEEQFDDEEE; this is encoded by the coding sequence ATGAACATCATCGCCCCGAACCTCGACGGCGCACACCTACGCATCGGCATCGTACAAGCCCGCTTTACCAACGAAATCGGCAGCGAAATGCTCAAAGTCTGCTGCCGCACCCTGCAAGAATTGGGCGTAGCCGACAACAACATCACCATCGCCACCGTACCCGGCGCGCTCGAAGTGCCGCTCGTCCTGCAAAACATGGCAGCCTCCGAGCAATACGACGCGCTGATTGCCATCGGCGTCGTCATCCGCGGCGAAACCTACCACTTCGAACTCGTTTCCAACGAATCCGGTTCAGGCGTAACCCGTGTCGGACTCGACTACAACATCCCCATCGCCAACGCCATCCTGACCACCGAAAACGACGAACAAGCCGTCGCGCGCATTGAAGAAAAAGCCGCCGACGCCGCCAAAGTCGCCGTCGAGTGCGCCAACCTCGTCAACCGCCTGATTGAAGAGCAGTTTGACGACGAAGAAGAATAA
- a CDS encoding DUF2185 domain-containing protein, translated as MNKFAQALSAALDRCIVTNTVAKQGEPVGFLYREAPVFENDSGWRFFSGDETDEYTDDPDNFSVVSLSEITQSNPAIAELITQPEGSAWEIGEDGDFQAVADWQPQE; from the coding sequence ATGAATAAATTTGCCCAAGCCCTCTCAGCCGCCCTCGACCGCTGCATCGTGACCAATACGGTAGCCAAACAAGGCGAACCCGTCGGCTTCCTCTACCGCGAAGCCCCCGTTTTCGAAAACGACAGCGGCTGGCGTTTCTTCAGCGGCGACGAGACCGACGAATACACCGACGATCCCGACAATTTCAGCGTCGTCAGCCTTTCCGAAATTACCCAGTCCAATCCCGCCATCGCCGAGCTGATAACCCAACCCGAAGGCAGCGCATGGGAAATCGGCGAAGACGGCGATTTTCAAGCCGTTGCCGACTGGCAGCCGCAGGAATAA
- a CDS encoding NADP-dependent isocitrate dehydrogenase, translating to MTSKATIIYTHTDEAPALATQSLLPIVQAFTRHAGIEVKTSDISLSGRILAAFPEYLTEAQRVPDALAELGELVKQPDANVIKLPNISASVPQLTAAIKELQAKGFAVPDYPADPQTDEEKAVRERYDRIKGSAVNPVLREGNSDRRAPKAVKNFAKKNPHSMGAWTKDSKTHVATMQSGDFFHNEQSVTVPDATSVSIVFTDKQGNKKELREPVALKAGEIIDATVMSKKALLAFLAEQVQDAKAKGVLFSLHMKATMMKVSDPIIFGHAVKVFFAPVFEKFGDKLAAAGVNVNNGFGNLLANLDKLDADTRAAVEAEIAAVYAANPDLAMVDSDKGITNLHVPSDVIVDASMPAMIRNSGRMWDKNGKAQDTKAVIPDSSYAGVYQATIDFCREHGAFDPTTMGTVPNVGLMAQAAEEYGSHNKTFEIEADGQVQVIDAAGKVLMQHDVEAGDIWRMCQTKDAPVKDWVQLAVNRARLSNTPAVFWLDENRPHDKSLLAKVKSYLAELDTDGLDIRVLAPEEAAKFSLGRLKNGEDTISVTGNVLRDYLTDLFPILELGTSAKMLSIVPLMNGGGMFETGAGGSAPKHVQQFLEENHLRWDSLGEFLALAVSFEHLAQKTGNTKAQVLADTLDAATEKLLLNDKSPKRKAGELDNRGSHFYLTLYWAQELAAQDKDAELKAVFAPLAETLTADEAKIVAELSAAQGKAADIGGYYAPDAAKAAQAMRPSETFNQALAKL from the coding sequence ATGACTAGCAAAGCCACCATTATCTACACCCATACCGACGAAGCCCCCGCGCTGGCGACCCAATCCCTGCTGCCGATTGTGCAGGCGTTTACCCGTCATGCCGGTATCGAAGTCAAAACCAGCGATATTTCCCTGTCCGGCCGCATTCTGGCGGCGTTCCCCGAATATCTGACCGAAGCGCAGCGCGTACCCGACGCGCTTGCCGAGTTGGGTGAACTGGTGAAACAGCCAGACGCCAACGTGATCAAACTGCCGAACATTAGCGCATCCGTACCGCAACTGACCGCCGCAATTAAAGAATTGCAGGCCAAAGGCTTTGCCGTCCCCGACTATCCTGCCGACCCGCAAACCGATGAAGAAAAAGCCGTACGCGAACGTTACGACCGCATCAAAGGCAGCGCGGTCAACCCCGTTTTACGCGAAGGCAACTCCGACCGCCGCGCGCCGAAAGCAGTGAAAAACTTTGCGAAAAAAAATCCGCACAGCATGGGCGCATGGACCAAAGACTCCAAAACCCACGTTGCCACCATGCAAAGCGGCGACTTTTTCCATAACGAACAATCCGTTACCGTACCCGATGCGACTTCCGTATCCATCGTGTTCACCGACAAACAAGGCAACAAAAAAGAGCTGCGCGAGCCCGTCGCCCTGAAAGCCGGCGAAATCATCGACGCGACCGTGATGAGCAAAAAAGCCCTGCTCGCTTTCCTTGCCGAACAAGTGCAAGACGCGAAAGCAAAAGGCGTATTGTTCTCGCTGCACATGAAAGCCACCATGATGAAAGTGTCCGATCCGATTATCTTCGGACACGCCGTCAAAGTATTCTTCGCACCCGTCTTTGAAAAATTCGGCGACAAACTGGCTGCCGCCGGCGTCAACGTCAACAACGGCTTCGGCAACCTGCTTGCCAATCTGGACAAACTGGATGCGGACACCCGCGCTGCCGTCGAAGCCGAAATCGCCGCCGTTTACGCCGCCAACCCTGATTTGGCGATGGTCGATTCCGACAAAGGCATTACCAACCTGCACGTCCCCAGCGATGTTATCGTCGATGCCTCCATGCCCGCGATGATCCGCAACTCCGGCCGCATGTGGGACAAAAACGGCAAAGCGCAAGACACCAAAGCCGTGATTCCCGACAGCAGCTACGCAGGCGTTTATCAAGCAACCATCGACTTCTGTCGCGAACACGGCGCGTTCGATCCGACAACCATGGGTACCGTGCCCAACGTCGGTCTGATGGCGCAAGCAGCCGAAGAATACGGCTCGCACAATAAAACCTTCGAAATCGAAGCCGACGGTCAAGTTCAAGTCATCGATGCGGCGGGCAAAGTCCTGATGCAGCACGACGTTGAAGCTGGCGACATCTGGCGCATGTGCCAAACCAAAGACGCCCCCGTCAAAGACTGGGTACAACTCGCCGTCAACCGCGCCCGCCTGAGTAACACGCCCGCCGTGTTCTGGCTCGACGAAAACCGTCCGCACGATAAAAGCCTGCTCGCCAAAGTCAAATCCTATCTTGCCGAACTGGATACCGACGGCCTCGACATCCGCGTCCTCGCTCCCGAAGAAGCCGCCAAGTTCAGCTTGGGTCGTCTGAAAAACGGCGAAGACACCATTTCTGTAACCGGCAACGTCTTGCGCGATTATCTGACCGACCTTTTCCCGATTTTGGAACTCGGCACCAGCGCGAAAATGCTGTCCATCGTTCCGTTGATGAACGGCGGCGGTATGTTTGAAACCGGCGCGGGCGGCTCCGCACCGAAACACGTCCAACAATTCCTCGAAGAAAACCACCTGCGTTGGGACTCGCTGGGCGAATTCCTCGCGCTCGCCGTATCGTTTGAACATCTGGCGCAAAAAACCGGCAACACCAAAGCCCAAGTCCTCGCCGATACGCTCGATGCCGCCACCGAAAAACTGCTGTTGAACGACAAATCGCCCAAACGCAAAGCAGGCGAACTCGACAACCGCGGCAGCCATTTCTACCTCACCCTCTACTGGGCGCAAGAACTGGCAGCTCAGGATAAAGACGCAGAACTGAAAGCGGTATTTGCGCCGTTGGCAGAAACCCTGACCGCCGACGAAGCGAAAATCGTTGCCGAACTTTCCGCCGCGCAAGGCAAAGCAGCCGATATCGGCGGCTACTACGCCCCCGACGCTGCAAAAGCCGCGCAAGCCATGCGCCCGAGCGAAACGTTCAATCAGGCATTGGCAAAGCTGTAA
- the nusB gene encoding transcription antitermination factor NusB, translating to MKTPRRRARELAVQALYQAGINNTAAPEIAKNIQDQPDFAKADEELFNKLFFGTHTHAAEYIQQIRPLLDRDEKDLSPIERAVLLMACHELSAMPETPYPVIINEAIEVTKTFGGTDGHKFVNGILDKLAAQLRPNDPKRGNA from the coding sequence ATGAAAACCCCACGCCGCCGCGCCCGCGAGTTAGCCGTACAAGCCCTCTACCAAGCCGGCATCAACAACACCGCCGCCCCCGAAATCGCCAAAAATATCCAAGACCAGCCCGACTTTGCCAAAGCAGACGAAGAGCTGTTCAACAAACTCTTCTTCGGCACGCACACCCACGCCGCCGAATACATCCAGCAAATCCGCCCCCTGCTCGACCGCGACGAAAAAGACCTCAGCCCCATCGAACGCGCCGTTCTGCTGATGGCATGTCACGAATTGAGCGCGATGCCCGAAACCCCCTACCCCGTCATCATCAACGAAGCCATCGAAGTGACCAAAACCTTCGGCGGCACCGACGGACACAAATTCGTCAACGGCATCCTCGACAAACTCGCCGCCCAACTGCGCCCGAACGATCCGAAACGCGGCAATGCATAA